Sequence from the Lentilitoribacter sp. Alg239-R112 genome:
CGATAAGCAAGTTCGGATGGATGTGAGATATTCCAAATGGCAAGGTCTGCGCGATTGCCTTTTGTAAGGGTTCCGCAGTCTGTTAGTCCCAATGCACGTGCTGCATTTATGGTTGCGCCACGCAAAGTCTCTTCCGGTGTCATTTTGAACATTGTGCAAGCCATGTTTTTTGCCAAAAGCAAGGAGCACATGGGAGATGAGCCAGGATTGGCATCTGTTGCAACCGCCATATCCACTCCATGAGTGCGAAACGCTTGGATGGGTGGCTGTTTGGTTTCACGCAACGTATAATATGCGCCGGGCAAAATCGTTGCGACGGTGCCTGATTCTGCCATCGCTTTCGCGTCCTCTTCCGTCGCATATTCCAAATGATCTGCCGATAGTGCGCCACGGGACGAAGCCAATTGGGTGCCACCCATATGGCTGAGCTGCTCTGCGTGCAGTTTGACCGGTAGACCTAGATTGTGTGCTGCATCAAAAACTCGACTTATCTGGGCTGTGTTAAAGGCTATGCCTTCGCAAAACCCATCAACAGCATCGACCAATCCTTCTTCATGGGCCGCAGCGAGGGCAGGTATGCAGACCTCATCTATGTAGGCATCTGCTCGATCAATATACTCTTTTGGAACGGCATGAGCGGCAAGAAAACTTGTTTTAATACGCACCGGGCGCAAGGTTGCAAGGCGGCGTGCGGCGCGAAGCATTGAAAGCTCACTTTCAAGCGATAGGCCGTAACCGGATTTGATTTCGATGGTGCTGACCCCTTCGGCCAGCAGAGCATCCAGACGAGGAAGTGCCAATGCAACAAGTTCGTCTTCGTTGGCATTTCTGGTCGCGGATACCGTGGAGTTAATGCCGCCGCCGGCGCGTGCAATCTCTTCATAGCTTGCCCCGAGCAAACGCATCTCAAATTCTTTGGCGCGATTCCCACCATAGATCAGATGTGTGTGGCAATCGATCAAAGCGGGCGTAACGGTGCGACCTTCCAAGTCTATCGGTTCTGCACTGTTCTTTGGTGCATCCATTTGGTGACCGACCCATGCAATTTTACCGTCTTCAATAAAGATTGCCGCATCTTCGATCAGTCCATATGGGCCGTCCAAGGACATGGTTGCAGCGGTTAAATTGTGCAGCAATATTTGCATATTCTACTGAACCTCAAATATATTATGTTTGCTCATTTTTTTATTATGTGCAAACATATAAGAATATACACGAATTGGAGTCAAGAGAACAAAATGCAGAAAATTTGGGCAGAACGTGCACTTACACCGGACGGCTGGCAAACCAATGTTTTGATTGATGTCGATCAAGATGGGAGAATAAAGCAGGTGACGCCCGATTCACCACTAGATGTTGTAGGGGATGCTGAAAAATATAGTTGCATCCTGGCTGCGCCTGCCAATGCCCATTCTCATAGTTTTCAAAGAGCAATGGCTGGATTAACCGAGCAACGCGGCGCAAACAAAAGTGATAGCTTTTGGAGCTGGCGACGCCTCATGTTCCGTTTTTTGGAAGAGATAACACCAGAGCAGGTTCAAGCAATTGCGGCCTATGTACAGATGGAGATGCTGGAAGCAGGATACGCAACGAATGTGGAGTTTCACTACCTTCACCATGCGCAAGGCGGCCAACCCTATGATCAACTTGGCGAAATGGCTATGCGAATTACAGAAGCCGCAAAGCAAACAGGCATCGGTCTATCGCTTTTACCAGTTCATTATCAATATGGTGGATTAAACAAACGCGTTCCCGTGAGTGGTCAGGATCGATTTTGCAACGATTTAGACCGCTTTGTGACATTAGCGTCAGACTGTGCTGGCTTGGTTCGCAATGGCGCAAGTGACTGGTCCAGCGGTGTTGCGCCTCATAGTATGCGTGCTGTTATGCCTTCGGACCTTAAACAAATGGCCACGTTATTTCCAAATGGCCCCATTCACATGCATCTGGCCGAACAAATTCCAGAAGTTGAAGAAGTCGTTTCAGAGCTTGGTTGTCGTCCTGTTGAATGGATTTTGGACCAAATTGGACCAGATGCACGTTGGCATTTTATCCATCTTACGCAGATGTTGCCGCATGAAACAGAACAATTGGCGAAAACTGGTGCAACGGCTGTCTTATGTCCAATTACTGAATCTAGTCTTGGCGATGGTATTTTCGACGGGCCGCGGTGGTTTAATGCAGGTGGTCGCGTTGCCATTGGGTCTGACAGCA
This genomic interval carries:
- the hutI gene encoding imidazolonepropionase; translated protein: MQILLHNLTAATMSLDGPYGLIEDAAIFIEDGKIAWVGHQMDAPKNSAEPIDLEGRTVTPALIDCHTHLIYGGNRAKEFEMRLLGASYEEIARAGGGINSTVSATRNANEDELVALALPRLDALLAEGVSTIEIKSGYGLSLESELSMLRAARRLATLRPVRIKTSFLAAHAVPKEYIDRADAYIDEVCIPALAAAHEEGLVDAVDGFCEGIAFNTAQISRVFDAAHNLGLPVKLHAEQLSHMGGTQLASSRGALSADHLEYATEEDAKAMAESGTVATILPGAYYTLRETKQPPIQAFRTHGVDMAVATDANPGSSPMCSLLLAKNMACTMFKMTPEETLRGATINAARALGLTDCGTLTKGNRADLAIWNISHPSELAYRIGFNPLHSRVFNGKHIL
- a CDS encoding formimidoylglutamate deiminase, translating into MQKIWAERALTPDGWQTNVLIDVDQDGRIKQVTPDSPLDVVGDAEKYSCILAAPANAHSHSFQRAMAGLTEQRGANKSDSFWSWRRLMFRFLEEITPEQVQAIAAYVQMEMLEAGYATNVEFHYLHHAQGGQPYDQLGEMAMRITEAAKQTGIGLSLLPVHYQYGGLNKRVPVSGQDRFCNDLDRFVTLASDCAGLVRNGASDWSSGVAPHSMRAVMPSDLKQMATLFPNGPIHMHLAEQIPEVEEVVSELGCRPVEWILDQIGPDARWHFIHLTQMLPHETEQLAKTGATAVLCPITESSLGDGIFDGPRWFNAGGRVAIGSDSNIRISLCEELRTLDYSQRLRDNSRAALATSEFSTGRRLYDAVLHGGAASAGRQTGALKAGFWADMLAFDMKHADLCGLQQDKLIDSFVFTGDNRMITDVWSAGRHMVSSGRHIHKDEITNEYLRAVMGLREEF